A window of the Pecten maximus chromosome 19, xPecMax1.1, whole genome shotgun sequence genome harbors these coding sequences:
- the LOC117317937 gene encoding acetylcholine receptor subunit alpha-like, with the protein MAWNDVRLDWSSLRAFSSHIPAFYADEDTVWRPPIIIENSVSDISVMSDKSIPIRVFHTGDMTWNPSGIYKTTCDTDVTFYPFDTQVCDISISTWGYTAFEIALNLDPLPLDMTHFRKNGEWKYISYSTSSYVRGSREKSFSVTTFQLKLKRRPMYHVLNTLTPTILLAFLSCMTFKLPVQSGERIGFSLTVLLSYAVYLSVLSEHIPTTSVTTSLLSLYLLFILTVGMISVLLTILVLECHHSDPNTKVPNWLLKTVDVLMVISFRRREGRSLFRCCPCARNKNNIESIDSVKEPSGSLGKESKAMEVAQNNDVMHFAVSWLEVGRLLDGCFLRIFLFVVLLVTFMFLMALCIAYGIYEDTFDENM; encoded by the exons ATG GCTTGGAACGACGTAAGGCTAGATTGGAGTTCACTCAGAGCTTTTAGCTCTCATATCCCAGCTTTTTATGCGGATGAGGACACAGTATGGCGACCACCAATCATAATAGAAAACTC TGTAAGCGACATATCCGTGATGAGCGATAAATCTATCCCTATACGAGTATTTCACACTGGCGATATGACTTGGAATCCTTCTGGGATATATAAAACGACGTGTGATACTGACGTCACCTTCTACCCTTTTGATACCCAAGTGTGTGACATCAGTATAAGTACATGGGGGTACACGGCATTTGAAATAGCTCTGAATTTAGATCCACTTCCGCTTGATATGACCCACTTCAGGAAAAATGGAGAGTGGAAATACATTTCCTATTCTACCAGCAGTTACGTTAGAGGCAGCAGAGAAAAGTCATTTTCAGTAACAACTTTCCAACTGAAATTAAAACGTCGACCAATGTACCATGTACTTAATACTTTGACACCAACCATACTTCTGGCATTTCTAAGTTGCATGACTTTCAAGCTGCCAGTCCAGTCtggagagaggataggatttTCACTGACAGTTTTGTTGTCCTATGCTGTTTACCTGTCAGTTTTGTCCGAGCATATACCAACGACTTCAGTGACCACGTCCCTACTTT CTCTGTATCTGTTATTCATCTTAACCGTAGGAATGATATCAGTCCTATTGACGATATTGGTTTTGGAGTGCCATCATTCAGACCCGAACACAAAAGTTCCAAATTGGCTACTTAAGACAGTCGACGTGCTGATGGTGATAAGCTTCAGAAGGAGAGAAGGACGTTCCCTTTTCCGATGCTGTCCATGCGctagaaacaaaaacaatattgagAGTATTGACTCGGTGAAAGAGCCATCAGGAAGTCTTGGGAAGGAATCGAAAGCAATGGAAGTGGCGCAAAACAATGACGTCATGCATTTTGCCGTTTCGTGGCTGGAAGTTGGACGTTTGTTGGATGGATGTTTCTTGAGGATTTTCTTATTTGTTGTTCTCCTAGTCACCTTTATGTTCTTAATGGCACTTTGCATTGCATATGGCATATATGAGGATACCTTTGATGAAAATATGTAA